The following coding sequences are from one Mytilus trossulus isolate FHL-02 chromosome 8, PNRI_Mtr1.1.1.hap1, whole genome shotgun sequence window:
- the LOC134728185 gene encoding uncharacterized protein LOC134728185, which produces MLKRNMQSAYVYLQRKLQYFYKTLEEHCKQVPNDARQLRYCRYITKFASHFGKEWCMVVGSTVEGTRLRSNINEGDFDYLIISGISIPVDALEHRDDLPCFVHVRGDKIQHSFSHSLVDGKYLNSRILKEVDGEAFKIMRGLFQVFTMPFDSSSHDVDLNREAKPGMCKEHYVGFQLVDKDADNLYMRQPETDMKATNNYFQSVMASSDLSPSMKSLLTNILGILAETYPNDDSSTAIGQTFGGLIEAATSNSAIAKSTSAQPKRSKQSIRKNDKHYMEDSSGKKVFRVKFNYKSSKDFIAAFPLEGKLECLEEWRVRILTSNNILWPSPETVERICQSEVYVVAKPAIVNPSADIDFCLGFNQAELILASSLSSDQKLCVLLLKALQKGYLKRYSSVLTTFHWKTAFYYQCGQIDPALFDRHSTILLALESVLSYMIECLEKRYLKHYFLESNLIAHITEKEANEIRQNIKEIIEDPEATLQVYFDMNKECERSKQEEEISLKEMEEIRKRRNDPSNKKQADNIISMMTDLQKVETSKGSKLTQAIVDTLYMVIEEETDLPFIRPNTPQEHYSTDDLLAHGSRYLTTNFRSQKEKKKAAEELTAKAIATVLSKFSSK; this is translated from the coding sequence ATGTTAAAGAGAAATATGCAGAGTGCCTATGTATATCTCCAGAGAAAGCTACAGTACTTTTACAAAACGTTAGAAGAACACTGCAAACAAGTGCCAAACGATGCAAGACAGCTCCGATACTGCAGATACATTACTAAATTTGCCTCTCATTTCGGGAAAGAGTGGTGTATGGTGGTGGGAAGCACGGTCGAAGGAACCAGACTGCGGTCAAACATAAATGAAGGAGACTTCGATTATCTAATCATTTCAGGAATATCAATACCCGTAGATGCTTTGGAACACAGAGATGATCTACCTTGCTTTGTTCATGTCAGAGGTGACAAaattcaacattcattttctCACAGTTTGGTAGACGGGAAATACCTGAACAGTCGTATTCTAAAGGAAGTTGACGGTGAAGCCTTTAAAATTATGAGGGGTCTGTTCCAGGTCTTTACAATGCCATTTGATTCTTCTTCTCATGATGTTGACTTAAATCGGGAGGCTAAACCTGGCATGTGTAAGGAACACTACGTTGGCTTCCAGTTGGTTGATAAAGATGCCGATAATTTATACATGAGACAACCGGAAACAGACATGAAGGCTACGAATAATTATTTTCAATCGGTAATGGCCTCAAGTGATTTATCTCCCAGTATGAAATCTCTTCTAACCAATATACTTGGTATTCTTGCTGAAACATATCCAAATGACGATTCTAGTACTGCGATTGGTCAAACATTTGGTGGGTTGATCGAAGCAGCCACCTCTAATTCTGCAATCGCCAAATCGACATCTGCTCAACCGAAAAGAAGCAAACAGAGTATAAGGAAAAACGACAAACATTACATGGAAGATTCATCTGGCAAAAAAGTATTCCGAGTTAAATTCAACTACAAGTCAAGCAAAGATTTTATTGCTGCATTTCCTCTTGAGGGTAAACTGGAATGTCTTGAAGAATGGAGAGTTCGGATACTGACCAGCAACAACATATTGTGGCCAAGCCCAGAAACAGTCGAACGGATATGTCAGTCGGAGGTGTACGTTGTAGCTAAGCCGGCAATTGTAAACCCTTCTGCTGATATCGATTTTTGTCTAGGCTTCAATCAGGCGGAACTTATCTTAGCCTCTAGTCTTAGTTCTGACCAAAAACTATGTGTTCTACTTTTAAAAGCCCTCCAAAAAGGTTACCTTAAACGTTATTCGTCAGTTCTTACCACTTTTCACtggaaaactgcattttactacCAATGTGGACAAATCGATCCTGCTCTCTTTGACCGCCATTCAACAATATTATTAGCCCTTGAAAGTGTGTTGTCCTACATGATAGAGTGCTTGGAGAAAAGGTATCTCAAGCACTATTTCCTAGAGAGCAATTTAATAGCTCATATTACTGAGAAAGAAGCCAATGAAATCCGAcagaatattaaagaaattattgAAGATCCAGAAGCGACTCTCCAAGTGTATTTCGATATGAATAAAGAATGTGAAAGGTCAAAACAGGAAGaagaaatatctttaaaagaaATGGAAGAAATAAGGAAACGAAGAAATGATccttcaaataaaaaacaagcTGACAATATAATTAGCATGATGACAGATTTACAGAAAGTGGAAACCAGCAAAGGTTCTAAACTCACACAAGCTATTGTGGATACGTTATATATGGTTATTGAGGAGGAAACAGATCTTCCATTTATTAGACCTAATACCCCACAGGAGCACTATAGCACGGACGATCTCTTGGCACATGGCTCTAGATATTTAACAACAAACTTTCGCTCACAGAAAGAGAAGAAAAAGGCAGCAGAAGAATTAACGGCAAAGGCTATTGCTACAGTCCTTTCTAAATTTAGTTCTAAGTGA